Proteins found in one Ovis canadensis isolate MfBH-ARS-UI-01 breed Bighorn chromosome 20, ARS-UI_OviCan_v2, whole genome shotgun sequence genomic segment:
- the LOC138425113 gene encoding olfactory receptor 2J3-like codes for MNVTSEGYFVLLGFSNWPHLEVVLFVVVLVFYLMTLTGNLFIIILSYLDSHLHTPMYFFLSNLSFLDLCYTTSFIPQLLVNLWGPGKTISYTGCMIQLYFVLALGCTECVLLMVMSYDRYAAVCRPLHYTVLMHPRFCQLLAVACWVSGFTNSALHSFFTFLVPLCGHHQVDHFFCEVPALLQLSCVDTRVNELSLMVTSSIFVLVPLILILSSYGAIARAVLRMQSTTGLQKVFGTCGAHLMVVSLFYIPVMCLYLQPPSGNSQDQGKFIALFYTVVTPSLNPLIYTLRNKDVRGAVKRLMG; via the coding sequence ATGAATGTAACCTCTGAAGGCTACTTTGTTCTACTGGGATTTTCTAATTGGCCTCATCTGGAAGTAGTTCTCTTTGTGGTTGTCTTGGTGTTCTACCTGATGACATTGACAGGCAACCTGTTCATCATTATCTTGTCATACTTGGATTCCCATCTCCACactcccatgtacttcttcctctcaaACCTCTCTTTTCTGGATCTCTGCTATACCACCAGCTTCATCCCTCAGTTGCTGGTCAACCTCTGGGGTCCAGGAAAAACCATCTCTTACACTGGTTGCATGATTCAACTTTATTTTGTCCTTGCATTGGGATGCACAGAATGTGTTCTACTGATGGTGATGTCCTATGACCGTTATGCAGCTGTGTGTAGACCCTTGCATTATACTGTCCTCATGCACCCTCGTTTCTGCCAACTGTTGGCTGTGGCTTGTTGGGTAAGTGGCTTTACCAACTCAGCACTTCACTCCTTCTTTACATTTTTGGTACCCCTGTGTGGACATCACCAAGTGGACCATTTCTTCTGTGAAGTTCCAGCACTGCTTCAACTGTCATGTGTTGATACCCGTGTTAATGAGCTGTCCCTCATGGTCACGAGCTCCATTTTTGTTCTGGTACCTCTCATCCTCATTCTCAGCTCCTATGGTGCCATTGCCCGGGCAGTGCTGAGGATGCAGTCAACAACTGGACTCCAGAAAGTCTTTGGGACGTGTGGAGCCCATCTTATGGTCGTATCCCTCTTTTACATCCCAGTCATGTGCCTATACCTCCAGCCACCATCAGGAAATTCTCAAGATCAAGGCAAGTTCATTGCCCTCTTTTATACTGTTGTCACACCTAGCCTCAACCCTCTAATCTACACCCTCAGAAACAAAGATGTAAGAGGGGCTGTAAAGAGACTAATGGGGTGA